The DNA sequence AATGTATAGTTTAGTCGgacatatttgaaaaaaaaaacaacaacaatgtgACAAGCAACAAAGTTCTCACATTATAAAAGAGAAGACACGCACACTTCCCATTTCAAGactatattattaatttagaCCGCGTTCATTGCTGTGCGGCCCTCGGAACAACAATTGTCAATTTAACCCACAAATTGACTCTGAATGAAATGTTGTACACGCAAAGTGGATACAAGGAATCAACTGTTAGCACTTATAATGCAGTGACGCAACCACGTGTTCACCAGCGTCGATTCCACTTCATTCCAACAGTGGACACGTGGTACATACGACGTATTGCTATTTATACGCGTACATATAATTCCGAGTATAAttctgatattatttttttcaacgatgatGATCATCACTTTCGAGAATTATAGCTTTATATTCAGCACACTCATGCTGTCTACAGTCCGTCGAACCGCAAAAGTAGTTGAATGTTTAGATAAGATACTTTTACACACAGTTTGTAGACATATCGTTCCTGTAATTCTTTGGAAGAGTACAAgtagagaaacaaaaaaactaaacgTATCatggcaaaacaaaaaaaaaaaaaaaaaactggtttACTATTgttgcaacttttttttttaaatcaggcTGTGATTTTCACTGGTAACCTCCGCTGATGAaaacataatatatacacttgagaattataaaaaataaatttaaataaattaaaggatatatgatgttttttttttttttttgttatagaTAAACGAATCtataattatatatcataGTTAACTTCATTCCGTTTAATGCTGAGAATGATATTTTCCcgaataacgataaaaatataaataaagaaagttTCACAGACTCATATATTATGCATGGTCCGCCCAATTGCTACAACTGTCACACAAAAATTGCTAACAATTGATCACGACGAAGGAAAAATGTGTACCTGACAGTGTGCAGAATCACTTGTTCaacaatgtttgaaaaataacaaatcagTTGAGGTACTGTGTAAtcagtatatatgtacaacgaTCTTACCCGCAGTATAAATACGAGGTATTATACTAAAATATAATCGTTATCaggagtgaagaaaaatgcgCGAAGGTAGgcagtgtatatatacatatagtaatgCTTCCACAATATTCTATCAGAAAAAATGCataaacattatatatatatatatatatatacacctatgtACACAGCAGCTTTGCCGATGAGAGAAGATAAGATTATTCCCATTCTGCTTGTCATGCTCGACGCGTATATTAGGTACCTCATAAGATGTCGAATTACATGCAAGAACATTTTGACTCTACTTTGACtagttgaagaaaaacaaaatgttttcCAAATAATTTCTAGTAATTGCTTCAATGAGAACGAAATGTTGCTTCCTGAAATCAATATCGCCACCTCATGTTTCCAAGAGCTTAACGATACGTACGATGTGCTGGAGATTAATGAGGTGGATTTTATGATATCCGAATGAGATTTCGATATCACAGATCTGTGCAGTGGATCAATTTATATGCAACTCTTTTGACAGTTGTTGTTGTCATTAGCAGATTACGCGATACTTGCCATtactacatatataatatttacgaaTAGCAGTAAATGAAGTTGAATTCTGTCCCCATTTACCCCCAATAAGCTACCCTATCGCATCACGGAGAGAGTATGAAAGCCAGTTATATCGAATTACGTCTACTCCAATTTTTTAAAGCGAAATTATAGTCGTTACGATGCCAATCGCGTTGACAAACTATCAGTTTTTGGACGCGATTCCTATCATTAGAATGTGTATAGTCCGAAACACAAAGGAAGCATATTATTGTGATGATTCACGTTAGAGTTAAAATGAACAGTATGATCGTAAGCCTGGACCCTGATTCActccaattattatcattcgtACTGTATTCGAGCAAGCCAGCGTACTTGTTGTTCATGATTTGGACGCGCATTCACCAATCAGTTCATCTTTTCGATTGCAGCAATGTGTgtctgataaaaataatttctcttaCCGTTCTGATCAATGTATCTGATTAAGTGATTCAGAGattgaggaaaaattgttgaaaacctGTTACACTGACGTTTTTTCTGGTAtttagtgaaattattttttaaataaaggaTTAACGAACTACAATTGTTTACTCCAAAAAGCAAATTGCATCCACAATTGAATATTATACAGTATGTGTAtttcgtattatatgtattttgaaatattatctatgataaaggtaaaaaattaaatgtataTACAGATGACCGGCGAGGTTCTCATTATAAATGATCAGGACTGTGATATTTCGTTGATACACTCAACAGAGGATCTATTTTatcatcaagttttttgatcTGAACTTTGATGTTGCATTTTATATAAACCTTGGAAAACCGAGTAATCCTGGGGATGTTTGATATCAGTTATGATATTGCTGTACATAAATAACGGGacaagataaaattttgtgtaaATACGTGACACTGCAAAGTTATCAACACCATAtctatataaaaaatgattaaccAGTATTGCGTCGACTGCAAACCGTTGGGAAGTATTTTTACGATTTGCAGGTAGGTATAAGACAAGTAACAATCGATAAgaaaaatgtacatatatatgtgtgtgtatatatatatatatatatatatatatatatatatatatatatatatatatatatgtgtgtgtgtgtgtatgcaaCTCACCGCACCTTCGCACAAACaccgtataattaattaatagtcTCGGCACTCCAGCAGCTGAATAAAATCGCTATATCCGAAGAAGTTGGATAAAAACATAAAGAGGGACGTCATACAAGAAACAGTAACACTATATTATACCCTGCACAGTTAACTTTAATGGAACAATACACGTTCGGCACATTATGTATTGTGTTATACGGTTTTACTGTGAACTTGAGGAGAAAATCTTCAGGATTGTACCGTTATTTacgaatatatgtacatatatacctatatatttgaACTAGGGTGTAGGAATCAGGCAGATGAATATAGGCATATGGTTGTAACGCAATCCcgatctcaaaatttttcaaccactgAACTGAACTTTGAAGGTTTTCTCTCACTTACGTGCGCTGGGTTTTAATCTGCAGTGTGCTGAACGTTTCGCAATTCATCAACGATTATGGATAACTTTTTATACTATTATTGCGTAACCGCAAATGTTGTGTATTGAGCACAGATGTTCTTATAATTCCGTATAACTCGCTGCACGCTTGAATAATTATCACGAGTTCGTAACAGCCGCGGCAAGCCGCTCGTTCGCTGGCTGTTCGGCGACTAACAATCATGAGTGCATTGACTATCGTTACCATTCGAAACTGACAGTAAGGAGGGATAGCTGTCAGTgaatgtaggtaggtaccgtACGCAAAGGTGCCGTATATGGATTATGTTAAAATCCGTGTTTCTGCAGGCGCCtctggaaattcaaattttcgttgCAGAGTGTAGTGTAATTATAGGCAAACAATTAACGCATCTAGACTAtgattatgaataaaatatctttaATATTTCCTCAGAAAATCATCACTCTGTGTACCCAAATTTATTATAGCTCATATGCGGTATTTTTGCAGAATTAATTACTGCATGGTTTTCGTATATGTCGGTTTTGAGATTTCGATATACTCTCTGTTTAACAGTGCGATTGTTGTGAGAGGTAATGAGTATTGAATTGAACGATTGACGTGTACACACCGAACCGATAAATTATATCTGTGGGACTTGAATGATTAcagaataagataaaaatctttcaagtTATATGTGCAGTGTGTCGCCCGTTGCGCTGTCAATAATTTCGAATGaatcaaattaaaatgaattacCATCATctaattcattgaaaaatcaacCCTTTTCCCGTTTTTGTCATTCGACGATTTACGATTACTTATACATACAGGCTGCTAACACATAATGAGACCAGGTGATGATCATACGTcactttaataaataaaaaagtaaaaaatcaattgccaTGCACTTCAGATAGATTTCAAAGGACACGTACGCAACCAACAATTTAAGCTTCGGTTTTCCTTTGTGTTAATCGATAGTCAGAATCTATGGAGTTTCCCTTTTCGTATACAGGAAATGAAAAAGGCTTTATATTTACATTCATTTTCCGGCAATTATCTGTTTCTGTGTGAGGCCTACATCGCGACTGtgtttatacaatataaaacCTATCTATGATTCGATGCGATAAAGTTTCGCCGCAGAGTGTTCGCACGtatatgaatatgaatataGAAGTAGGTATAACAGTGCAAATGTAAGTTGATGAAATTACGACTATTTCACGGTTTGTAATGTTGATGCAAAGTAGTCAAGGTCGCaacgaataaacaaataaaattactaAATCAAACATGTTCAGCTATTTTAGGAGTAAGTAATCATGTTTGCGTCATCACTCACATTATGTCAGGAACAAGTATAATTTAGTAACTGCTCTGCCGATCTCTTACTGACACGAGTTAGTTCAAAAAGACAATTCTACTAGGAGTGTAAAAAAAGATCCCGTTAGTCCTCGGACCGTTGAGAATGACTTGCGATTATTGCCAACGAACGGGACATTCCCTTCTTGCGATTTTCTCTGAACAACTGGGCTTGTTTGCAGTTGTGTGTGTATCAACAGTCCTGACAACGAAAGAAGCCCCCGAATTCACGAACGTATGTTAAACGTTTGGAAAACGGgagagtttgctcggtcggtaagggtagtaGTACTACACGACCTTAATATATAACGGCCCGTTATAATCTTCtgttttcattgttattatccTATGAAATGTATACCCAGCGAAAATTTAACAGTAAACCATAATAACAACAGAAGATTATAACAGGCAGTTTTAGGTATATTAATACGCTCGCTAAACGTGTTAATTTGACAgtcaacaacaataacaaagtCTTGTAAATAATAGATGATTCTTTTAAGCTGCGACACGACATTTATGCAAAAATCTGCCGTTATTATACACCTTATACAGTATATAAGCGTACAATACATGGAATTTACCGTGCAAAATGCAAAATTCGTGCGCATAAACAATGATGTATGATTATGTAAACGTAGGTATgaggtatagatatataattcTCAGAAAACGTGGTTCTTATGAAGATCAGGTAGAACTGCCATTCACGTGCTCAGCGCCAAGGACAAGAGAAGAAAGCAATCCAACAGTAGTATCTTCGCTTATAGTCATACAACCAAGCTTtggatatgtatgtacgtgtaagTATATGCCAAATGTCGAGACATACTGTAGTTTACGAATGACGTAAAGTATACGTTGgtataatacatttttatttctactagGGTCAACTAAGGATGTGGGGGATTCAccgaaatatttgatattgttGAGTTCACATACTTGgagagaataattaatttccgttCTAAAATATACagtattattatgtatatgtatatgttcgCCTGAAATACAGAAGTATTGATTTTTctgttctattttttttttagtcatatCACTGTTCATGTATACTTTTGCATCATGTTCTTAGACTTATAGCCACACTTTTCCTACGAAGTATATACTTGCACCCATTCCAGCTAGTACAGAATGTGTGAAAAatgctgaataaaaattgtctgtttttcgtaggtgaaataatttattataatatataaacaatGATTATCGTAAtactttcttgtattttttacatGTTAATAAATACAAATCGCTATTTATAATTCAACTGTATAGAACCCTTGATTAAGGATATTATACATGTGAGTCTCTGCTAGTTGACGGAATGctgatgataatattaaaaaagtaatattaaaatacataatacattAGTACCAAATATCCATGAAAAACATAGAGATAATACTATAAGATTTCAAAATCCTGATGGAAATATTTTGTCGACATTTTTCTCATGTCTtttttaaaagaagaaaaatatttaccgatAGAGTTACTCCGAAAAATAAGTAAACATTCGGAACAAAAGTATTGTGTGAGAAAGTGCATAGCTAGAAGCAGCCATCAAACAAGTGATTAGTCTAATAACGTGTAACATTTGACAATCACATCGATACAAAAGAGATTCATTTATAGTTACATTAATCAAgtcattattactttttcataCAAGCAATTAATgccattattatatattatataaataccgGTTGCATCAATAAGACCACAATATTGTTATCACATGATGCAAAAATGTGTGAGCTGGATTTTATACATTCGTGATCTACTTTTCGcggaattttgtattttgctAACTGAAATACAGagattgatatttttgtttgCATTTTCTTTAGTTGAAAGTTCAGATCCTAAGTGGGTTTGCTGCTGGCTGTAATTAGTGAGCTGTAATATGTTGTGGATATCCGTATTGTTAGAACAAAAGTACTAATACTGACaataaactgttttttcaattttgaggaCTGCTGAACAAAAATGTTAACAATTCCGGCTGACTAAGGTTGCTTCGGTATTTTTGAACCATGTCTTGGACCTTCAATCGTCTGCGAACATGCGGTGGGTGATAGCTGAAAGAATACGTAATTAAAAACTCATTATGCAACTTCTTTtcttgaagtttgaaaaaatgtaactaaTTCTTTCTCTTCACTGTAGACTCAAAAGAATGGTGTAAAAATGCGAACTGCGTGTATTAGTTCTATAAAGCTTGAATATGGAGCACTTTTTAGATATGTAGTATATACCATAAATAACACAGGTccgcaaaaacaaaaaaagttgtGGTGCTGGGGGTAGGACTGTATTtttcttgtatatttttttccgctGAAcatgaatctgaaatcaaaattggGGGTCCAtgtgaagaattaaaaaaaaaaactcataaaaacCATGTTTTAGTACAAATACCATTAGAAACCTGCTACTATGCTGGCTTCGATACCACCAAATGTTGATGGAACGAATCATTCTACACATCCCATGAAAGGGGAGTTGTCATCGTAGTCGAAAAACTCCGTGTTAACATATTTCTGACGGTATTTGTACCGAtcgtgtgcaaaaaaaaaacacaaacatgTTTTTAACCATGCATGACCTTGGAACGGCCCCGTACGATggaaaaatacatatttgtaGAGTACTGGTGCATGTTACagagagaaacaaacgaaaaaacttTAGATGCAAGAaccaaaggaaaaaattgctaaaacatggttttttttcaagatttttcacatCAACCCCCAATTCTGACTTTAGATCCGTGTTcagtgggaaaaaaatattcaagaaaaataaagttcgACCCCCAGCACATACaacttttttatctttttggACCTGTGTAATTAATAGCTAGATAATGACATGCCAGAAAAATACGTTATTTTCGTTGAAGCAAAAACTTTTCTACTAGCATTGTTAATCGATGTACTTtgaggaatatatatatacttatatatatacttattccAAATTATCTCTTAACTAAAATTTCAACGGTTATCTGTGTACTCAATTCtcgaaaaaaacttacctATCATTGTCCAGCCGTCTTCGACGTCCCATATTTAAAGCAGTTTGTCTGACTAATGTGCCCAATACCCGTCGAGACAGCACCATGCCGTCAACCAATGGAGTAGCTAAATTTATTCTAGATACAGGGCCTTGTAATCTTACTCTCATCAAGCCACTCGACagtgaatgtaaaaaaatgactTGCACGTCAGAAGGCCTTACACCATTGGAATGCTCGAGACCAGTATGAGTGCAAGATAGAAGGTCAGCTGCAGTAAGTGTTCAAATTGTTATTGATTAACTGTACATTTATAACAATCCATAAAAATGGGTGACGGACACATACATTCAATAGTAGTTAATAATTGAAAGGTTAATAAACTAGTGGATTTACTTTGATCGAATGTTCAGCTCAAGGGTCTATTTTCACCTCACAATAactatttaaaattgaatagaaattgCTTTTTGATGTAATGAGCGGACGTAGATTTATTGATTGCTTACCAATTGGAAATTGCAAGTGATCTTCTAAGCTTTCTAGCCAAACAACTAATATTCTTGTATCAGTTTGCATAGGGAGACTGTGCTTTGTGCTTCTTCTAGGTTTAATTGGATCCCCACTTGATGTGCTAGATGGACCAGAGCCTGGTAAACTGGGAGGCTGCTTGTCAAGGTCTAGCGACATAGTTCGAGAACTTTGACTCCCTGACTGATTAATCGAATACGACCGGGTTCCAGCACTTTCACTAATGCTTCGCTCGAACCAAGCTAGAATGGAAATTTTCTCCATAAATAGAAATATCGAATTTGGTAAAGCAGGACTGAAACTAGAAGAACGAAATTACACcaatcaaaaaaatatcggcctagctaaaacttgtttgaaacaatttttgagaattacgACTGACTATGTACATATTTCTCACATTATCgcttaaaaatttggagagtATCATTGTGGTGCTACAATTAAACTAAGAAAGTAAATAATCCGAGTCATGCCCATTTGCATTACCTTGGCCACTGCTTATATCGCTATTATAATTAGACTCATCAATGGAGTCAGAGCTCATGTTTCCCATCAAATGTGTTGGCACTAGAAATGCCACTTCTGAGCTCACGTCAGCCCAGTATAAAATATGCGTATCGCCATTATACAAAGCACCCCCATGATCGCTATGAGCCGGTTGAGGTACAGTAACTGGAATTGTAGCTCGCCACGATGTGGAAACATGTCCTGTCCATCCTGCATGAGATGATACTGAGACTGGCCAACCAAGTGAACTCAGGAACTCCAAAAAATGTGGAGATACACTCGTTTCATGCAGCTGTTGCgtataatttatcgaaaaaaagagatGATATCAGTTTTAGATGCAGGTACAAAAATCAGTCGCTGAAGTAGTTATTTGTCTCCGATGATGAGTTCAAGTGGACAGGAATCGAACTCACCACATTGGAGAGTATTTCTTCGGCAGATTTTTGGCCAGCTCGAACGTAAAATATGTGTACTGTGTCGCACGTTCTCGGGCTTGTGTGATCCAAACTTTCCAAGTCTGTACAGAACCCAGGCATTGATGGATCCAAAGCTGTGAGCCCGCTCGTAGTAGaattttcgttgtcattttTGTCTAAATTCAAGAATCCAAAATGGCTGAGAAACAATCTGGCTGTTTGAAATTcgtgacaaatttttggcGGGGTACATTCTTCAATCTTGTCATCTGCGTTTCGAGCCAAATCATTACTGGACTTTGATTCCAGATTGATTTGTCTCTCCAGTAATTGTGACAAAAGATGATGCTCGTTTTTCACTGTATCATTATCGTTCATTACGGCATCCAAGCTTGGTATCGACTCATCCCTATTAAACCCACAATCAAGAATACCAATAATTAACACGATACCAAATCAACAGCCTGAGACCTTGTTTAATGATCTGAACAACTGTTACTGCATGTCAATATCTACTTACACCCTACAATGTGGAATGCGATCAACATTATCAGGGAAAAATCTCGGCTTATAATCTGGTCTTGGTGCAGCCTCGGCCAACGGCAATGGGCGCCCAGGATTTGTGTTCATACTTCTCACACTGGATTTGTGCCTGGGTAAATGTCTAAGTTGCATTGTCCACGCATGTCGACCAAACGGACCTCTTATCAACACTGTAACAGTAGGTTGTGGATCCTGATCATTGCCTAATGGCTCTTCGAGCAGAGCTAGCATCGTGGCATTTTCAGCTACAAAGTAACGGAATCGTTCAACCGCAGCTTGTCGAGCTACGCGGCCACCCGTCCAGCTGTTACAGTGACGAAGTAGCAAAACTTCGTCAAGGAGGGAAGAAAGAGATTGCGCTCCACAGGCACTTGGAAAATATCCTACCTGATTGtagaattattgaaattaaaatctttAACTAACATGTGACCGTTGGTTTCTAAATTTCGTTCTAAGAAGCATTTACCTGTTCTAATATAATTGTCAGGAGTGCATCAGCTGCGTCTCTAACGCGCATCGATGCTGGTTTTAATtccttttcatctttcattttAATTGGCTCTCCTGGCTTTCCGACACTCTTGGTACCAGACACACCTAATTCAACTACTTCCAAAACTGTTGTAAGACAATCCTTGTCCTGGAAATGTTTTTCGTTATTAGTAACCAATTCAGCTGGCATAAATAAGAAACCATTCAAACGTCTTGGTTGGCTTGTACAAACTTGTAATAACTGTGGATGAGCAGATAACCATGTGGTGAGACAAGTGAACGCTGCGACGATAGATGAATGCAAGTCCTTAGAATGAGCTGGTGGTGGTCGCCAACATTGGTAAGTGATATAATCACACAGCCATTTTACTGCCCGTTTACACTCGAGAGCATCTATGAGAATATTTTGTTATGAGGTCTTAAACAccttattcaaattatttctagAACATTCTTTATACtatgatattttcaatatttccaaTATTGCTAATAagaccagaattttttttactgaagaaagaaaagagcgTGATGCCAACTAATTGCTCTTTGGGCATTACACAAAACATAATTGTAAGTCCAACCTGTTAGCTTCCGAGCTGCTTGACACACGTAACGTTGATTTGATTAGTCATGATGTTTTAATACAAAACAATCATAAATCTCTTGTTACAGTACAACATAGAATAAACTGAAATATTTACCTGTCTCTCGAATATGCGTCCTTGCTAAACCTGCTAGCAATTCTAATGCTGCTAATGAAATGTTCAAGTCTGTCTTCCACGATGATATTAATCTGTGACATACCAAGTATGTGGCTCTTACAAAAAGAGCGTGTGCAGAATCTGTAACAAAATTAGAATACGAATTTAGCTTGAAAGTTCCTTCGATAAATGTTTTGCATGGATGTGGGTGATAAACGGTCAAATATGTTTACAACTGGTGATATTAACGTCACGATTAAATTACGTTTTGTAAAATCAGTGAGTGCACATCAATTCAGTGCTGCAGtacagaaataattataagtatTTACCAAAGGCAGAGTTTTCCTCTTGAAGTGTGACAATATCAGAGCCATCTCCAAGTGAACGTAGATCACTGGAAATGCTTACTTGACTTGTTGAATCACTGGCAACTATCAAGCAGGTGATGATGGTACAATGGTGAATGCGCAACGGAACACAAc is a window from the Diprion similis isolate iyDipSimi1 chromosome 6, iyDipSimi1.1, whole genome shotgun sequence genome containing:
- the LOC124407473 gene encoding ral GTPase-activating protein subunit beta isoform X7, translating into MNLGVFNRVNLKDSGGGMYSEWASLSTLVQNGSEDSQSVLKKFHPVAGREVALSIVRQLATNLGITQAAEHSPLTTDREVQWCMEVICFGLSLPLAEHDTVRDCVNVYCEWLSALYSSPKISVPRPIVEDPNFYARKIISHFHNLFVPRKGEVWPFLYQDLGADTINRQAVLCHRVLRTLQQVARGPATLERETWESLLLFLIGINDALLAPPAVREDAGEQLCERVLGVLLEVWLVACERNFPSPPLWRTLRESCLRWRHRLALVEQWNRVCLALTAKLLQVMYGPMFPELKISDEDAHLVPPTMSDEAVAQSWYRLLRTVGDPVDLCRPAVVSQTQAFLQYAIASQNVVDPCQHPCLQGLPHIFLKAIKGIAGQVDAFLGVSQACCWEECCITSVTSASGGGGGVAGDKAGGKDQPQPSPTPPTQRRLAKSFSVTPSAVTKGIPKASLIGLTTSRISSNPPASTPNSGPSSTSSITSVTSLGQDIRPPLAPGRPKCNSILHLFGEWLFEAAFIGTDGWSQNLPQPSGASKRPSSVLVDGPSSLQETTSEIPPSLGIDRYESGRAEAMGALCRIFCAKKTGEEILPVYLARFYQAMYHGLKINETRECGETLASILLNSADLFRLDLDGVQVLVPAVISALEIVLPEKELKLKSNAVSRIELRRASIHLLISMLTLPLNLQNLPIKELPSLTTIINQEKNPVTFVQLKPRLMNLLINALQVESDPLNTHMLLGGLMLSVQDSAAAEEVEQVTQPDTITSDTSTNLLSSVASDSTSQVSISSDLRSLGDGSDIVTLQEENSAFDSAHALFVRATYLVCHRLISSWKTDLNISLAALELLAGLARTHIRETARKLTDALECKRAVKWLCDYITYQCWRPPPAHSKDLHSSIVAAFTCLTTWLSAHPQLLQDKDCLTTVLEVVELGVSGTKSVGKPGEPIKMKDEKELKPASMRVRDAADALLTIILEQVGYFPSACGAQSLSSLLDEVLLLRHCNSWTGGRVARQAAVERFRYFVAENATMLALLEEPLGNDQDPQPTVTVLIRGPFGRHAWTMQLRHLPRHKSSVRSMNTNPGRPLPLAEAAPRPDYKPRFFPDNVDRIPHCRVDESIPSLDAVMNDNDTVKNEHHLLSQLLERQINLESKSSNDLARNADDKIEECTPPKICHEFQTARLFLSHFGFLNLDKNDNENSTTSGLTALDPSMPGFCTDLESLDHTSPRTCDTVHIFYVRAGQKSAEEILSNVLHETSVSPHFLEFLSSLGWPVSVSSHAGWTGHVSTSWRATIPVTVPQPAHSDHGGALYNGDTHILYWADVSSEVAFLVPTHLMGNMSSDSIDESNYNSDISSGQAWFERSISESAGTRSYSINQSGSQSSRTMSLDLDKQPPSLPGSGPSSTSSGDPIKPRRSTKHSLPMQTDTRILVVWLESLEDHLQFPIADLLSCTHTGLEHSNGVRPSDVQVIFLHSLSSGLMRVRLQGPVSRINLATPLVDGMVLSRRVLGTLVRQTALNMGRRRRLDNDSYHPPHVRRRLKVQDMVQKYRSNLSQPELLTFLFSSPQN
- the LOC124407473 gene encoding ral GTPase-activating protein subunit beta isoform X3 — protein: MNLGVFNRVNLKDSGGGMYSEWASLSTLVQNGSEDSQSVLKKFHPVAGREVALSIVRQLATNLGITQAAEHSPLTTDREVQWCMEVICFGLSLPLAEHDTVRDCVNVYCEWLSALYSSPKISVPRPIVEDPNFYARKIISHFHNLFVPRKGEVWPFLYQDLGADTINRQAVLCHRVLRTLQQVARGPATLERETWESLLLFLIGINDALLAPPAVREDAGEQLCERVLGVLLEVWLVACERNFPSPPLWRTLRESCLRWRHRLALVEQWNRVCLALTAKLLQVMYGPMFPELKISDEDAHLVPPTMSDEAVAQSWYRLLRTVGDPVDLCRPAVVSQTQAFLQYAIASQNVVDPCQHPCLQGLPHIFLKAIKGIAGQVDAFLGVSQACCWEECCITSVTSASGGGGGVAGDKAGGKDQPQPSPTPPTQRRLAKSFSVTPSAVTKGIPKASLIGLTTSRISSNPPASTPNSGPSSTSSITSVTSLGQDIRPPLAPGRPKCNSILHLFGEWLFEAAFIGTDGWSQNLPQPSGASKRPSSVLVDGPSSLQETTSEIPPSLGIDRYESGRAEAMGALCRIFCAKKTGEEILPVYLARFYQAMYHGLKINETRECGETLASILLNSADLFRLDLDGVQVLVPAVISALEIVLPEKELKLKSNAVSRIELRRASIHLLISMLTLPLNLQNLPIKELPSLTTIINQEKNPVTFVQLKPRLMNLLINALQVESDPLNTHMLLGGLMLSVQDSAAAEEVEQVTQPDTITSDTSTNLLSSGCVPLRIHHCTIITCLIVASDSTSQVSISSDLRSLGDGSDIVTLQEENSAFGKYLDSAHALFVRATYLVCHRLISSWKTDLNISLAALELLAGLARTHIRETDALECKRAVKWLCDYITYQCWRPPPAHSKDLHSSIVAAFTCLTTWLSAHPQLLQDKDCLTTVLEVVELGVSGTKSVGKPGEPIKMKDEKELKPASMRVRDAADALLTIILEQVGYFPSACGAQSLSSLLDEVLLLRHCNSWTGGRVARQAAVERFRYFVAENATMLALLEEPLGNDQDPQPTVTVLIRGPFGRHAWTMQLRHLPRHKSSVRSMNTNPGRPLPLAEAAPRPDYKPRFFPDNVDRIPHCRVDESIPSLDAVMNDNDTVKNEHHLLSQLLERQINLESKSSNDLARNADDKIEECTPPKICHEFQTARLFLSHFGFLNLDKNDNENSTTSGLTALDPSMPGFCTDLESLDHTSPRTCDTVHIFYVRAGQKSAEEILSNVLHETSVSPHFLEFLSSLGWPVSVSSHAGWTGHVSTSWRATIPVTVPQPAHSDHGGALYNGDTHILYWADVSSEVAFLVPTHLMGNMSSDSIDESNYNSDISSGQAWFERSISESAGTRSYSINQSGSQSSRTMSLDLDKQPPSLPGSGPSSTSSGDPIKPRRSTKHSLPMQTDTRILVVWLESLEDHLQFPIADLLSCTHTGLEHSNGVRPSDVQVIFLHSLSSGLMRVRLQGPVSRINLATPLVDGMVLSRRVLGTLVRQTALNMGRRRRLDNDSYHPPHVRRRLKVQDMVQKYRSNLSQPELLTFLFSSPQN